Proteins encoded in a region of the Azospirillum sp. TSH58 genome:
- a CDS encoding membrane integrity-associated transporter subunit PqiC, protein MALIALARRLLLCASAVAVLAACSTPPSRFYHLDAAPDATPQDAARPGNAPLRTGEAQRRVIGLEGVKVPGYLDRSELVMRAPGNRLVVKEFDRWGGPLDEMVTRKLLRNLETDLPGAEVVGLPLQRDFPLSQVVEVTLDRFDAAEDGPAVLEARWRVFDQGGDRLRRLGHTAVQEPVAAVGDPGAVADALGRTLDRLAQDIASALR, encoded by the coding sequence ATGGCTCTGATTGCTCTCGCCCGTCGCCTTCTGCTGTGCGCTTCCGCCGTGGCTGTGCTGGCCGCCTGCAGCACGCCGCCCAGCCGCTTCTACCATCTGGACGCCGCGCCGGACGCCACGCCCCAGGACGCTGCAAGGCCGGGCAACGCTCCGTTGCGGACCGGCGAGGCGCAGCGGCGGGTGATCGGGCTGGAGGGCGTGAAGGTCCCCGGCTATCTCGACCGGTCCGAGCTGGTGATGCGGGCGCCGGGCAACCGGCTGGTCGTCAAGGAGTTCGACCGCTGGGGCGGTCCCCTCGACGAGATGGTGACCCGCAAGCTGCTGCGGAACCTGGAGACGGACCTGCCGGGGGCGGAGGTGGTCGGCCTGCCGCTCCAGCGCGATTTTCCGCTGTCCCAGGTGGTGGAGGTGACGCTGGACCGCTTCGACGCGGCGGAGGACGGGCCGGCGGTCCTTGAGGCGCGCTGGCGGGTCTTCGACCAGGGCGGCGATCGGCTGCGCCGGCTCGGCCACACCGCGGTGCAGGAACCGGTCGCCGCGGTCGGCGACCCCGGTGCCGTCGCCGATGCGCTCGGTCGTACCCTGGACCGCTTGGCGCAAGATATTGCAAGCGCGCTGCGCTGA
- a CDS encoding intermembrane transport protein PqiB, translated as MTDPNSTAEPASPVIRRRRGLPLIWLVPLVAALIGGWLAWRTLNERGPTITITFDTAEGLEPGKTRVRYRDVDVGTVQGVAVSPDLSNVIVTVRMVKGAASYLNDRTSFWVVKPRLGFGGVSGLGTLVSGAYIGMDPGTGNGEALTAFRGLEEPPLIRSSSPGRRFALRADRLGGLGPGAPIYYRGIQVGEVVGYEFSQDWQSLTIPVFIHAPYDRIVRPNTRFWNASGLSVSIGPEGPTVALESLQSLATGGVSFETPGLGGPGDGGEIAAEGTAFPLYESRNAASDARFTRRVPFLVHFDGSVRGLHPGSAVEFRGIRVGEVTDIRLDVDPVTGEARIPVTLNIEPERLGSDLPAAHDTETAYARMRVLVEQGLRAQLRTGNLLTGELIVTLDLFSDAPKETLISGGPYPELPSQPNVLDTATKTATDLMNELARAPIAETVVELRSTIQKAGALIGSPEIAQAIGSLSRSLAELEKTTQALGSEGEPTIRALRDVAENTSKLVRQAEKTLSSTDGLVNSSRPAVSDLQGLVRELTAAARSIRGLTDYLERHPEALIRGKRG; from the coding sequence ATGACTGATCCGAATTCCACGGCGGAGCCGGCCAGCCCGGTGATCCGCCGCCGCCGCGGTCTGCCGCTGATCTGGCTGGTGCCGCTGGTCGCCGCGCTGATCGGGGGCTGGCTGGCCTGGAGGACGCTGAACGAGCGCGGCCCGACCATCACCATCACCTTCGACACGGCGGAGGGGCTGGAGCCCGGCAAGACCCGCGTGCGCTACCGCGACGTGGATGTCGGGACGGTGCAGGGGGTGGCGGTTTCGCCCGACCTGTCGAACGTCATCGTCACCGTGCGCATGGTGAAGGGGGCCGCCTCCTACCTCAACGACCGGACGAGCTTCTGGGTGGTCAAGCCGCGGCTGGGCTTCGGCGGCGTGTCGGGCCTCGGCACGCTGGTCTCGGGCGCCTACATCGGCATGGACCCGGGAACCGGCAACGGCGAGGCGCTGACCGCCTTCCGCGGGCTGGAGGAGCCGCCGCTGATCCGGTCCAGCTCGCCCGGCCGGCGCTTCGCGCTGCGCGCCGACCGGCTGGGCGGGCTGGGGCCGGGGGCGCCGATCTACTACCGCGGCATCCAGGTCGGCGAGGTGGTCGGCTACGAGTTCTCGCAGGACTGGCAGTCGCTGACCATCCCGGTCTTCATCCACGCCCCTTACGACCGGATCGTCCGGCCCAACACCCGCTTCTGGAACGCCAGCGGCCTGTCGGTGTCCATCGGGCCGGAGGGGCCGACGGTGGCGCTGGAATCGCTCCAGTCGCTGGCGACGGGCGGAGTGTCCTTCGAGACTCCCGGCCTCGGCGGCCCCGGTGACGGCGGCGAGATCGCGGCCGAGGGAACGGCCTTCCCCCTCTACGAGAGCCGCAACGCCGCCAGCGACGCGCGCTTCACCCGGCGGGTGCCCTTCCTGGTGCATTTCGACGGGTCGGTGCGTGGCCTGCATCCGGGGTCCGCGGTGGAGTTCCGCGGCATCCGGGTGGGCGAGGTGACCGACATCCGCCTGGACGTGGACCCGGTGACCGGCGAGGCCCGCATCCCGGTGACCCTGAACATCGAGCCGGAGCGGCTGGGGAGCGACCTGCCGGCGGCGCATGACACCGAGACCGCCTATGCCCGCATGAGGGTGCTGGTGGAGCAAGGGTTGCGGGCGCAGCTGCGCACCGGCAACCTGCTGACCGGCGAGCTGATCGTGACGCTCGACCTGTTCTCCGACGCGCCGAAGGAAACGTTGATCAGCGGCGGCCCCTATCCGGAACTGCCGTCCCAGCCGAATGTGCTCGACACGGCGACCAAGACCGCCACCGACCTGATGAACGAGCTGGCCCGCGCTCCCATCGCCGAAACGGTGGTGGAACTGCGCTCGACCATCCAGAAGGCCGGCGCCCTGATCGGCTCGCCGGAGATCGCCCAGGCCATCGGCTCGCTCAGCCGGTCGCTGGCGGAGCTGGAAAAGACGACGCAGGCGCTGGGCAGCGAGGGCGAGCCGACCATCCGCGCCCTGCGCGACGTGGCGGAGAACACCTCCAAGCTGGTCCGGCAGGCCGAGAAGACGCTCAGCAGCACCGATGGGCTGGTCAACTCGTCCCGCCCCGCCGTCAGCGACCTGCAGGGGCTGGTCCGCGAACTGACCGCGGCGGCCCGCTCCATCCGTGGTCTGACCGACTATCTCGAACGCCATCCCGAAGCCCTGATCCGGGGCAAACGCGGTTGA
- a CDS encoding paraquat-inducible protein A: MIAPDHPILLCHDCDAPHALPPALPGHRAECHRCGAVLRHFRTGGLGHAVALAIASAILFVTANLFPILTFELEGRAQTATLLSGSVALWDGGYEVLGVLVFFVLFLAPLAQVLGTLYVVMPLAAGRTPAPGAAWTFRTVARLRRWAMAEVFLLGLIVAYVKLSDLAELEPGASLAALVAFILVQVWGEASLSPFDVWERIAPQTRVAQAANADPERLTACHDCRQVVAGSEGACPRCGARLHRRKPNSLPRGWALISAATILYIPANLLPIMTVVYFGAGQPDTILSGVEALIAAEMWPVALLVFFASITVPVLKLIGLAYLLWTVQRGSPKRQRDRTRLYRLIEGVGRWSMVDIFMISLLAALVQLGAIATIHAELGAVAFAAVVIITMLASESFDPRLIWDAPPRRAHRQDSSND; this comes from the coding sequence ATGATCGCACCGGACCACCCGATCCTGCTCTGCCACGACTGCGACGCGCCGCACGCCCTGCCGCCGGCCTTGCCCGGCCATCGCGCGGAATGCCACCGCTGCGGGGCGGTGCTGCGCCATTTCCGGACCGGCGGGCTGGGGCACGCGGTGGCCCTCGCCATCGCCTCGGCGATCCTGTTCGTCACCGCCAACCTGTTCCCGATCCTGACCTTCGAGCTGGAGGGGCGGGCGCAGACGGCGACCCTGCTCAGCGGTTCGGTGGCGCTGTGGGACGGCGGGTACGAGGTGCTGGGCGTCCTGGTCTTCTTCGTGCTGTTCCTGGCGCCGCTGGCCCAGGTGCTCGGCACGCTCTATGTGGTGATGCCGCTCGCCGCCGGGCGGACGCCGGCGCCGGGCGCGGCCTGGACCTTCCGGACGGTGGCGCGGCTGCGCCGCTGGGCGATGGCGGAGGTCTTCCTGCTCGGCCTGATCGTCGCCTACGTGAAGCTGTCCGATCTGGCGGAGCTGGAGCCGGGCGCGTCGCTGGCCGCCTTGGTCGCCTTCATCCTGGTGCAGGTCTGGGGGGAGGCGTCGCTCAGCCCCTTCGATGTGTGGGAGCGGATCGCGCCGCAGACCCGCGTCGCCCAGGCCGCCAACGCCGACCCGGAACGGCTGACCGCCTGCCACGATTGCCGTCAGGTGGTGGCCGGATCGGAGGGCGCGTGCCCGCGCTGCGGCGCCCGGCTGCACCGCCGCAAGCCGAACAGCCTGCCGCGCGGCTGGGCGCTGATCTCCGCGGCGACGATCCTCTACATTCCGGCGAACCTGCTGCCGATCATGACGGTGGTCTATTTCGGCGCCGGCCAGCCCGACACCATCCTGTCCGGTGTCGAGGCACTGATCGCGGCGGAGATGTGGCCGGTGGCCCTGCTGGTCTTCTTCGCCAGCATCACCGTGCCGGTGCTGAAGCTGATCGGGCTGGCCTATCTGCTGTGGACGGTGCAGCGGGGGTCGCCGAAGCGGCAACGCGACCGCACGCGGCTCTACCGGCTGATCGAAGGGGTTGGGCGCTGGTCCATGGTGGACATCTTCATGATCTCGCTTCTGGCGGCCCTGGTCCAGCTGGGCGCCATCGCCACCATCCACGCGGAGCTGGGCGCCGTCGCCTTCGCCGCGGTCGTCATCATCACCATGCTGGCGTCGGAGTCCTTCGACCCGCGGCTGATCTGGGATGCGCCGCCCCGGCGGGCGCATCGGCAGGATTCCTCCAATGACTGA
- a CDS encoding tetratricopeptide repeat protein, protein MSPDDVFRDDLTTLVALAARRHAEGRLAEAVTAYTDALRLDRRNPALLCGFGLVLRDLGQVEGAAQCFEAAFALDPDCVDAADSLGSLRAGQGRFAEAEACHRAALVRSANRATFWNNLANALSRQGRAAAALAAWQRAVLLDPALPEGLSNLGGGLRDAERLDEAERAHRRALRLMPDEPQANNNFGHALQGRLRHAEAARWFRRALALDPSYAAALCNLGLAVQRLGDGVLAERLYGRALRVAPDLPLAHFNRGLLRLERGELAEGWAGYGWRFASGQAGGARQPRLPAWRGEDLAGKRLLIWGEQGVGDTILFSSLCAEAIARARSVVIETDRRLVPLFARSFPAALVRAQRSDAGAVPDCDLHTPIGSLARVLRRELSAFSGAADGWLVPDPVRVALWRERVAALGPGLRVGIGWRSALMTESRRAAYSRLDQWEALFAVPGVVFVTLQYGACEAERVAAEERFGIAIHRWDDLDLTDDFDGTAALMTNLDLVISPATAVGELAAALGVPVWRFGGRDWTQLGSAVRPWFPAQRLFQPRGGEDLHGVLNRMAAQLARRPI, encoded by the coding sequence ATGAGTCCCGACGACGTTTTCCGCGATGACCTGACCACCCTGGTGGCGCTGGCCGCCCGCCGCCACGCCGAAGGGCGGCTGGCCGAAGCGGTGACCGCTTACACCGACGCCCTGCGGCTGGACCGCCGCAACCCGGCGCTGCTCTGCGGCTTCGGGCTGGTGCTGCGCGATCTCGGGCAGGTGGAGGGGGCGGCCCAATGCTTCGAGGCGGCCTTCGCCCTTGATCCCGACTGCGTGGACGCGGCCGACAGCCTGGGCTCGCTCCGCGCCGGGCAGGGCCGTTTCGCGGAAGCCGAAGCCTGCCACCGCGCCGCCCTGGTCCGCAGCGCCAACCGGGCGACCTTTTGGAACAATCTGGCCAACGCGCTGAGCCGGCAAGGCCGCGCGGCGGCGGCCCTGGCGGCGTGGCAACGCGCCGTCCTGCTCGACCCGGCCTTGCCGGAGGGGCTGTCCAACCTCGGCGGCGGGCTGCGCGACGCGGAGCGGCTGGACGAGGCCGAGCGGGCGCACCGCCGCGCCCTGCGGCTGATGCCGGACGAACCGCAGGCCAACAACAATTTCGGCCACGCGCTGCAAGGCCGGCTCCGCCACGCCGAGGCGGCCCGCTGGTTCCGCCGCGCCCTGGCGCTCGATCCTTCCTATGCGGCGGCGCTGTGCAATCTCGGTCTGGCGGTGCAGCGTCTGGGCGACGGGGTGCTGGCGGAGCGTCTGTACGGGCGGGCGTTGCGCGTGGCGCCCGACCTGCCGCTGGCCCATTTCAACCGCGGTCTGCTGCGGCTGGAGCGCGGCGAACTGGCGGAGGGCTGGGCCGGCTATGGCTGGCGCTTCGCGTCCGGTCAGGCGGGCGGGGCGCGTCAGCCGCGGCTGCCCGCGTGGCGCGGCGAGGATCTGGCGGGCAAGCGCCTGCTGATCTGGGGGGAGCAGGGGGTGGGCGACACCATCCTGTTCTCCTCCCTCTGCGCGGAGGCCATCGCCCGCGCCCGCTCCGTGGTGATCGAAACCGACCGGCGGCTGGTGCCCCTGTTCGCCCGCTCCTTCCCCGCCGCGCTGGTGCGCGCCCAGCGGAGCGACGCGGGCGCCGTGCCCGATTGCGATCTGCACACGCCCATCGGTTCCCTGGCACGGGTCCTTCGCCGCGAACTGTCCGCGTTCAGCGGTGCCGCCGACGGCTGGCTGGTGCCCGACCCGGTTCGTGTGGCGCTCTGGCGGGAGCGTGTGGCGGCGCTCGGCCCCGGCCTTCGCGTGGGGATCGGCTGGCGCAGCGCGCTGATGACCGAATCGCGCCGTGCCGCCTACAGCCGGCTCGACCAGTGGGAGGCGCTGTTCGCCGTGCCGGGCGTGGTCTTCGTCACGCTCCAGTACGGCGCGTGCGAGGCCGAGCGGGTCGCGGCGGAGGAACGGTTCGGGATCGCCATCCACCGCTGGGACGATCTCGACCTGACCGACGATTTCGACGGGACGGCGGCGTTGATGACGAACCTGGATCTGGTGATTTCGCCCGCCACGGCGGTGGGAGAGCTGGCGGCGGCGCTCGGCGTGCCGGTCTGGCGCTTCGGCGGGCGCGACTGGACCCAGCTCGGCAGCGCGGTGCGCCCCTGGTTTCCGGCGCAGCGCCTGTTCCAGCCACGGGGCGGGGAGGACCTCCATGGCGTGCTGAACCGGATGGCCGCACAACTCGCCCGGCGCCCTATCTGA
- a CDS encoding NADP-dependent malic enzyme translates to MSGDFDAMALEYHRNPKPGKLAIVATKPMANQRDLALAYSPGVAAASSAIAADPAQAAELTARANLVAVITNGTAVLGLGDIGPMAAKPVMEGKAVLFKKFAGIDCFDLELNEKDVDGLVDTIVRLEPTFGAINLEDIAAPACFEVERRCRERMKIPVFHDDQHGTAIVVGAAVLNGLKLVGKDISTVKVVSTGGGAAGIACLDLMLSLGVKRENVWLVDRIGVVHKGRNEEMNPYKDAYAQETDARVLNDVIDGADIFLGLSGAKVLKPEMLVRMADKPLVLALANPEPEIMPDLARQARPDAIIATGRSDFPNQVNNVLCFPFIFRGALDVGATTVNEEMKIAATHAMASLAQAEPSDVVAAAYVGENLRFGPDYILPKPFDPRLVIEVSSAVAKAAMESGVATRPIADFRAYRDSLGQYVFRSGLVMKPVITKAKAAPKRIVYAEGEEPRVLRCAQVVVDDGIAHPVLLGRADVIERTITDMGLRIRIGKDVEVIEAARDLRCHNYAEVYRQLMGRRGVSPANALNVVRTQPSVFGALMVRRGEADGMVCGTSGRYGDHFNHVMDVIGLRKGVKVAGAMNGLISQKGTHFICDTYVNPDPTAEQVAEIARLAAEEVKRFGIEPKVALLSHSNFGSADTPSARKMRLAYQLIAEENPDLEVDGEMHADAALSEVLRKGVLPDSRLKGEANLLVMPTLDAANIAFNMLKIMADAQNVGPMLLGAARPVHIVTPSVTTRGLVNMTAVAVVDAQLAAPVNAAPRPPALQDGED, encoded by the coding sequence ATGTCCGGCGACTTCGACGCGATGGCGCTTGAGTACCACCGGAATCCGAAGCCCGGTAAGTTGGCGATCGTCGCCACCAAGCCCATGGCGAACCAGCGCGACCTCGCGCTGGCCTACTCGCCGGGCGTGGCCGCGGCGTCCAGCGCCATCGCCGCCGACCCGGCCCAGGCCGCGGAGCTGACGGCCCGCGCCAACCTCGTGGCGGTCATCACCAACGGCACGGCGGTGCTGGGGCTGGGCGACATCGGTCCGATGGCCGCCAAGCCGGTCATGGAGGGCAAGGCCGTCCTCTTCAAGAAGTTCGCCGGCATCGACTGCTTCGACCTGGAGCTGAACGAGAAGGACGTCGACGGTCTGGTCGACACCATCGTCCGCCTGGAGCCGACCTTCGGCGCCATCAACCTTGAGGACATCGCCGCCCCCGCCTGCTTCGAGGTCGAGCGCCGCTGCCGTGAGCGGATGAAGATCCCGGTCTTCCACGACGACCAGCACGGCACCGCCATCGTGGTGGGCGCGGCCGTCCTGAACGGGCTGAAGCTGGTCGGCAAGGACATCTCCACCGTCAAGGTCGTCTCCACCGGCGGCGGGGCCGCGGGCATCGCCTGCCTGGACCTGATGCTCAGCCTGGGCGTGAAGCGCGAGAACGTCTGGCTGGTCGACCGCATCGGCGTGGTCCACAAGGGCCGCAACGAGGAGATGAACCCCTACAAGGACGCCTACGCGCAGGAGACGGACGCCCGCGTGCTGAACGACGTCATCGACGGGGCGGACATCTTCCTCGGCCTGTCCGGCGCCAAGGTGCTGAAGCCGGAGATGCTGGTCCGCATGGCCGACAAGCCGCTGGTGCTGGCGCTGGCCAACCCGGAGCCGGAGATCATGCCGGACCTCGCCCGGCAGGCCCGCCCCGACGCCATCATCGCCACCGGCCGCTCGGACTTCCCGAACCAGGTCAACAACGTCCTCTGCTTCCCCTTCATCTTCCGCGGCGCGCTGGACGTCGGTGCCACGACGGTGAACGAGGAGATGAAGATCGCCGCCACCCACGCCATGGCCAGCCTCGCCCAGGCCGAGCCGTCGGACGTGGTGGCCGCCGCCTATGTCGGCGAGAACCTGCGCTTCGGTCCGGACTACATCCTGCCCAAGCCCTTCGACCCGCGTCTGGTGATCGAGGTGTCCTCGGCGGTCGCCAAGGCCGCCATGGAGTCGGGCGTGGCGACGCGGCCGATCGCCGATTTCCGCGCCTACCGCGACAGCCTCGGCCAGTATGTCTTCCGCTCCGGCCTCGTCATGAAGCCGGTCATCACCAAGGCGAAGGCGGCGCCCAAGCGCATCGTCTACGCCGAAGGCGAGGAGCCGCGCGTCCTGCGCTGCGCCCAGGTGGTGGTGGACGACGGCATCGCCCATCCGGTCCTGCTCGGCCGCGCCGACGTGATCGAGCGGACGATCACCGACATGGGCCTGCGCATCCGCATCGGCAAGGATGTGGAGGTGATCGAGGCCGCCCGTGACCTGCGCTGCCACAACTACGCCGAGGTCTACCGTCAGCTGATGGGCCGCCGCGGCGTGTCGCCGGCCAACGCGCTGAACGTCGTGCGCACCCAGCCGAGCGTCTTCGGCGCGCTGATGGTCCGCCGGGGCGAGGCCGACGGCATGGTCTGCGGCACCTCGGGCCGCTACGGCGACCACTTCAACCACGTCATGGACGTGATCGGCCTGCGCAAGGGCGTGAAGGTGGCCGGCGCGATGAACGGGCTGATCTCGCAGAAGGGCACGCACTTCATCTGCGACACCTACGTCAACCCCGACCCGACCGCCGAGCAGGTGGCCGAGATCGCCCGGCTGGCGGCGGAGGAGGTGAAGCGCTTCGGCATCGAGCCGAAGGTGGCGCTGCTCTCCCACTCCAACTTCGGCAGTGCGGACACCCCGTCGGCCCGCAAGATGCGGCTGGCCTACCAGCTCATCGCCGAGGAGAATCCCGACCTGGAGGTGGACGGTGAGATGCACGCCGACGCCGCCCTGTCGGAGGTTCTGCGCAAGGGCGTGCTGCCCGACAGCCGCCTGAAGGGCGAGGCGAACCTGCTGGTCATGCCGACCCTGGACGCCGCCAACATCGCCTTCAACATGCTGAAGATCATGGCCGACGCGCAGAATGTCGGGCCGATGCTGCTGGGCGCCGCGCGCCCCGTGCACATCGTCACCCCGTCGGTGACCACGCGCGGTCTGGTCAACATGACGGCGGTGGCGGTGGTCGACGCCCAGCTCGCCGCCCCGGTCAACGCCGCCCCGCGTCCCCCGGCGCTGCAGGACGGCGAGGACTGA
- a CDS encoding dicarboxylate/amino acid:cation symporter, with translation MHAQGQPQKKPFYTNLTVQVLTAITIGILLGHFYPALAVQMKPLGDVFIKMIKMVIGPIVFLTVVTGISSIGDMKKVGKVGGKAILYFEIVTTFALGLGLLVVNLVKPGAGMNIQAGSLKADAVAKYATEAQNHTTIDFLVNIVPDNVLGAFVKGDMLQILFFAVIFGVALSAMGQKGKVVEDMFEKVSHALFGVIGILMRVAPLGAFGAMSFTIGKYGVSSLTSLGQLMAAVYITMALFVFVVLGSIARLYNFSLLTFLRYIKDELLIVLGTSSSESVLPRMMEKMQKFGCSKHVVGLVIPTGYSFNLDGTSIYLSMAAIFIAQAFNIDLTIWQQLTILGLLMLTSKGAAAVTGGGFVTLAATLSATGHLPIEGLALLLGVDRFMSEARAITNLIGNGVATIVVAKMEGEFDESKAVAEYQEHFKEPALARI, from the coding sequence ATGCACGCCCAAGGGCAGCCCCAGAAAAAGCCATTCTACACGAACCTGACCGTCCAGGTTCTGACCGCGATCACCATCGGCATTCTGCTCGGCCATTTCTATCCGGCTCTTGCGGTGCAGATGAAGCCCCTGGGCGACGTCTTCATCAAGATGATCAAGATGGTCATCGGCCCGATCGTCTTCCTGACCGTGGTCACCGGCATCTCCTCGATCGGCGACATGAAGAAGGTCGGCAAGGTCGGCGGCAAGGCGATCCTGTATTTCGAGATCGTCACCACCTTCGCCCTGGGTCTCGGCCTGCTGGTCGTCAATCTGGTGAAGCCGGGCGCGGGGATGAACATCCAGGCCGGCTCGCTGAAGGCCGACGCCGTCGCCAAGTACGCGACCGAGGCGCAGAACCACACCACCATCGACTTCCTGGTCAACATCGTCCCGGACAACGTGCTTGGCGCCTTCGTCAAGGGCGACATGCTGCAGATCCTGTTCTTCGCGGTGATCTTCGGCGTCGCGCTGTCCGCCATGGGCCAGAAGGGCAAGGTGGTCGAGGACATGTTCGAGAAGGTGTCGCACGCCCTGTTCGGCGTGATCGGCATCCTGATGCGCGTCGCCCCGCTGGGTGCCTTCGGCGCGATGTCCTTCACCATCGGCAAGTACGGCGTGTCGTCGCTGACCTCGCTCGGCCAGCTCATGGCGGCGGTCTACATCACGATGGCGCTGTTCGTCTTCGTCGTGCTGGGCAGCATCGCCCGCCTGTACAACTTCAGCCTCCTGACCTTCCTGCGCTACATCAAGGACGAACTGCTGATCGTGCTCGGCACCTCCTCGTCGGAGTCCGTGCTGCCGCGCATGATGGAGAAGATGCAGAAGTTCGGCTGCTCCAAGCACGTCGTCGGCCTCGTCATCCCCACCGGCTACTCGTTCAACCTGGACGGCACCTCGATCTACCTGTCGATGGCCGCGATCTTCATCGCCCAGGCCTTCAACATCGACCTGACGATCTGGCAGCAGCTCACCATCCTCGGCCTGCTGATGCTCACCTCCAAGGGTGCTGCGGCGGTCACCGGCGGCGGCTTCGTGACGCTGGCGGCCACCCTGTCGGCCACCGGCCACCTGCCGATCGAAGGTCTGGCGCTGCTGCTGGGTGTGGACCGCTTCATGTCGGAAGCCCGCGCCATTACCAACCTGATCGGCAACGGCGTCGCCACCATCGTGGTTGCCAAGATGGAAGGCGAGTTCGACGAGAGCAAGGCGGTCGCCGAATACCAGGAGCACTTCAAGGAGCCGGCCCTGGCCCGCATCTGA
- a CDS encoding ATP-binding protein — translation MVRIAPTRWTFSQSRDWVARRLPVLFARPRRVMLAVLVVGMPLAAAVAAGLAADNAGESLREQGSAQLSLYESNLRTELERHAAVPMVLARDREVADLLRDPSPERVDRLNRKLEAIAATLKASALYVMNAAGTTVAASNWNASPSFVGQNFSYRPYFQSAMEQGEGHHFALGTTSLVPGYYTAQRVVAENRTDGRPAGVVVLKVGFQELERAWSHGQEKVLVSDRDGIVFITNVEGWRYNALPRRLPVTLPAAAAPPTEEIPTLPWAFGGASDRITLREGNGERRYLLQSAAVPGGDWTIHALTSLAPVATRAQQAGLLAAAVVALAALTGHALAQRRLNLVERLALQEEARAELERRVAAATAELRATENELTQAAKLAALGQMSAAMAHEINQPLAAIRSFADNAVVLLERGRPDAVRDNLAEIADLTDRMAAITRSLKGFARRASGTLGAVSAAAAVGQALALLEARLRRDSVTVDTDLPPGPLLVTGEDVRLQQVLVNLIGNAADAMRASPRRHVRIALAEEGEEAVLTVRDSGPGIAEADLPRIFVPFFTTKEAGDGLGLGLSISHGIVEDFGGSLTAANHPEGGALFTIRLKRRDIQT, via the coding sequence TTGGTTAGGATCGCCCCCACCCGCTGGACATTTTCGCAAAGCCGCGACTGGGTCGCCCGGCGGCTGCCCGTCCTGTTCGCCCGTCCGCGGCGGGTGATGCTGGCCGTCCTGGTGGTCGGCATGCCGCTGGCCGCGGCGGTGGCGGCGGGTCTGGCGGCCGACAACGCCGGGGAATCCCTGCGCGAGCAGGGATCGGCGCAGCTGTCCCTGTATGAATCCAACCTGCGGACGGAGTTGGAGCGGCACGCCGCCGTGCCGATGGTGCTCGCCCGCGACCGCGAGGTCGCCGACCTGCTGCGCGACCCCAGCCCGGAGCGGGTGGACCGTCTGAACCGCAAGCTGGAGGCCATCGCCGCGACTCTGAAGGCGTCTGCCCTCTATGTGATGAACGCGGCGGGAACCACCGTCGCGGCCAGCAACTGGAACGCCTCGCCCAGCTTCGTCGGGCAGAATTTCAGCTACCGCCCCTATTTCCAGTCGGCCATGGAGCAGGGGGAAGGGCATCATTTCGCGCTCGGCACCACCTCGCTCGTCCCCGGCTACTACACCGCCCAGCGGGTGGTGGCGGAAAACCGCACAGACGGCCGGCCGGCCGGCGTCGTGGTCCTGAAGGTCGGCTTCCAGGAGCTGGAGCGGGCCTGGTCGCACGGCCAGGAGAAGGTTCTGGTTTCCGACCGCGACGGCATCGTCTTCATCACCAACGTGGAGGGCTGGCGCTACAACGCCCTGCCCCGCCGCCTGCCGGTCACGCTGCCCGCGGCGGCGGCCCCCCCGACCGAGGAGATCCCCACCCTGCCCTGGGCCTTCGGCGGGGCGTCCGACCGCATCACCCTGCGGGAAGGGAACGGTGAGCGGCGCTACCTCCTGCAATCCGCCGCGGTGCCCGGCGGCGACTGGACCATCCACGCCCTGACCAGCCTCGCCCCGGTCGCCACCCGCGCCCAGCAGGCCGGGCTGCTCGCCGCCGCGGTGGTGGCCCTTGCCGCCCTGACCGGCCACGCGCTGGCCCAGCGCCGCCTGAACCTCGTGGAGCGGCTGGCTCTGCAGGAGGAGGCGCGGGCCGAGCTGGAGCGCCGCGTCGCCGCCGCCACGGCGGAGCTGCGCGCCACCGAGAACGAGCTGACCCAGGCGGCCAAGCTGGCGGCGCTCGGCCAGATGTCGGCGGCCATGGCGCACGAGATCAACCAGCCGCTCGCCGCCATCCGCAGCTTCGCCGACAACGCGGTGGTGCTGCTGGAGCGCGGACGGCCGGACGCGGTGCGCGACAATCTGGCGGAGATCGCCGACCTGACCGACCGCATGGCCGCCATCACCCGCAGCCTGAAGGGCTTCGCCCGGCGCGCCTCGGGCACGCTGGGCGCGGTGTCCGCCGCCGCCGCCGTCGGGCAGGCGCTGGCCCTGCTGGAGGCCCGGCTGCGCCGCGATTCCGTGACGGTGGACACCGACCTGCCGCCCGGCCCTCTGCTGGTCACCGGCGAGGACGTGCGGTTGCAGCAGGTGCTGGTCAACCTGATCGGCAACGCCGCCGACGCCATGCGCGCCTCGCCCCGCCGCCATGTCCGGATCGCCCTGGCCGAGGAGGGGGAGGAGGCGGTGCTGACCGTCCGCGACAGCGGCCCCGGCATCGCCGAGGCCGACCTGCCGCGCATCTTCGTGCCCTTCTTCACGACCAAGGAGGCGGGCGACGGGCTCGGGCTCGGCCTGTCGATCAGCCACGGCATCGTCGAGGATTTCGGCGGCAGCCTGACCGCCGCCAACCACCCGGAGGGCGGCGCCCTCTTCACCATCCGCCTCAAGCGCAGGGATATCCAGACATGA